In a single window of the Bactrocera dorsalis isolate Fly_Bdor chromosome 2, ASM2337382v1, whole genome shotgun sequence genome:
- the LOC105226421 gene encoding trypsin-3-like, with translation MKQLQSIYFSRQMSRRTFSIAALTVSLTLSGAYEPDSTRLKVNEKLEPRIINGQVVTIEQYPYLVAVQIWGSFQCGGSIISRRVVLTAAHCLEREKQPRKYSIIYGETDIQGATSNVIQVESFKMHPDYSNINMDYDVGLLFLVESIPFSKSAQCIKLAVNRPWLGSRASMVGWGETQASDRGRLHAVYVYTIMQLRCWLLYKNKWRITPRMLCAGVPQGGKDACQGDSGGPLVVGDEQVGICSNGFGCGLRKYPGVYSNVAVLRDWIQSHVNTSCSDTKAISASKGRTKLKLFGSMNRRES, from the coding sequence ATGAAGCAGTTACAAAGCATTTATTTTAGCCGACAAATGTCTCGCCGTACATTTTCGATTGCTGCGCTCACGGTCTCATTAACCCTTAGCGGTGCATACGAGCCAGATAGCACACGATTAAAAGTTAACGAAAAATTGGAACCACGCATTATTAACGGTCAAGTGGTGACCATCGAGCAATATCCCTATCTAGTCGCAGTGCAAATATGGGGAAGCTTTCAGTGTGGCGGCAGTATTATAAGCCGGAGAGTTGTCCTGACCGCAGCGCATTGCTTGGAACGCGAAAAACAACCACGCAAATATAGCATAATATATGGTGAAACTGATATACAGGGTGCAACGAGTAATGTTATACAAGTGGAAAGCTTTAAGATGCATCCGGATTATAGTAACATCAATATGGATTACGATGTTGGCTTACTTTTCCTTGTCGAAAGCATACCGTTCAGCAAAAGTGCGCAATGTATCAAATTGGCTGTGAATAGGCCGTGGCTCGGTAGTCGAGCCAGTATGGTGGGTTGGGGCGAAACACAGGCGAGCGATCGCGGTCGTTTGCATGCTGTTTACGTGTATACTATAATGCAACTGCGCTGCTGGTTgttatacaaaaacaagtggAGAATAACACCACGTATGCTGTGCGCTGGCGTGCCACAGGGTGGTAAGGACGCATGCCAGGGCGACTCTGGTGGGCCGTTGGTGGTCGGAGACGAACAAGTGGGTATATGCTCGAATGGTTTTGGGTGTGGCCTTAGGAAGTACCCTGGCGTCTATAGTAATGTTGCTGTTTTACGCGACTGGATCCAAAGCCATGTGAATACAAGCTGCAGCGATACGAAGGCGATTTCGGCGTCCAAAGGAAGAACGAAACTTAAACTATTTGGAAGCATGAACAGAAGAGAAAGCTGA
- the LOC125776832 gene encoding uncharacterized protein LOC125776832, protein MKNVTLKDAVTLLSVAWDRVRTETLANCWKKILSLMGNEEDPEYNIPLSIRKDKWSAEINSLMRMSVDLLQDLSPQVEFTLPMVREWNDDPCVDDTTEIYEITEIYEIEESDDDDCIAEDPIKKIAASEAFEIFNKALQWAGDAMVDQSDMSVLSRLREKAVFQLLERKKQQKKISDLFNE, encoded by the exons atgaaaaatgtaacgTTGAAAGATGCTGTTACCCTTTTATCTGTCGCGTGGGATCGGGTCAGGACAGAAACTCTTGCcaattgttggaaaaaaattttaagtttaatggGAAACGAGGAGGACCCTGAATATAACATTCCATTAAGTATCCGGAAAGACAAATGGAGTGCAGAAATAAACTCTTTAATGCGAATGTCAGTTGATCTCCTTCAGGACTTGAGTCCTCAG gtTGAGTTTACATTGCCAATGGTTCGAGAGTGGAACGATGACCCTTGTGTTGATGATACCACCGAAATCTATGAAATCACCGAAATCTATGAAATTGAAGAAAGTGACGATGATGATTGTATTGCCGAAGACCCCATAAAGAAAATTGCCGCTAGTGAGGCATTTGAAATCTTTAACAAGGCATTGCAATGGGCTGGAGATGCAATGGTTGATCAAAGCGACATGAGTGTACTTAGTCGCTTAAGGGAGAAAGCAGTATTTCAGCTATTAGAAAGGAAAAAGCAGCAGAAAAAGATATCGGAtctttttaatgaataa
- the LOC115066167 gene encoding uncharacterized protein LOC115066167 produces the protein MQLMRPNAHSTLMETHTPTRLHRPHLPTTVKMVEEAILALNSHRGFSLHKLKKYISEKYQLGLNPRRNNLIRTHLRAQLVDGTLINVSGKGLTGRMRVAAKTKKSVTSNTIATEMQQSGGRNGSADATFVAAKRKKAVGKTKGANKSTSGSQARTPPNKIAQPLLIPDAPQRNSMTGHAHLEAGGGTPCSSGGRVGRKRKLLPLPLEYIALSQEY, from the coding sequence ATGCAGCTAATGAGACCAAACGCGCATTCTACGCTAATGGAAACACACACTCCCACACGCTTACATCGCCCACACTTGCCCACAACAGTGAAAATGGTTGAAGAAGCTATACTCGCGCTAAATTCCCACCGCGGCTTCTCGTTACATAAGCTGAAGAAGTACATTAGCGAGAAATATCAGTTAGGATTGAATCCACGACGGAATAACTTGATTAGAACGCATTTACGTGCACAATTGGTCGATGGGACGCTAATAAATGTGTCCGGTAAAGGTTTAACTGGCAGGATGCGGGTGGCAGCAAAAACGAAGAAAAGTGTCACTAGCAATACTATTGCTACCGAAATGCAACAAAGTGGAGGGCGAAACGGTAGCGCAGATGCGACATTCGTTGCAGCTAAACGCAAGAAAGCTGTTGGCAAAACAAAGGGCGCCAACAAGTCAACAAGTGGTTCGCAAGCAAGGACACCACCTAATAAGATAGCGCAACCGTTGTTGATACCAGATGCACCACAACGCAACTCCATGACGGGTCACGCTCATTTGGAGGCTGGCGGAGGAACGCCTTGCTCTTCTGGCGGGCGCGTGGGACGTAAACGAAAGTTGCTGCCACTACCACTGGAGTACATTGCGCTTTCGCAGGAATATTGA
- the LOC105226376 gene encoding calnexin isoform X2 → MRFKQLMELHLGSLLVILLLASSPLVRADVEQDFADEIDDDGKVEDVQDDNELEEIVYESPVYDQNKFYFADHFDDIAESRKRWIKSEAKKDDIAEEIAKYDGIWEWEAPQRIVSKKDIGLVLKSKAKHAAIASKLNKPFTFKSDAPLVVQYEVTMQEGQECGGSYIKLLSHGVHTEDLKKFNDKTPYTIMFGPDKCGSDIKLHFIFRHVNPINGSIEEKHCKKPKDRLEEPFKDKLPHLYQLVIRPDNTFEISVDHKVVNQGSLLSEFAPPVNPPREIDDPEDKKPKDWDEREKIPDPTAKKPADWDDDAPPQIPDPTAVMPDGWLEEEPAMIPDPTAVKPEDWDAEMDGEWEAPMIDNPACEKAVGCGEWKAPLIPNKEYKGKWRAPLIDNPNYQGKWAARKIPNPDYFEDLTPFKMTPISAVGLELWSMSDSILFDNLIVADDIELARDFAAKTFDIKRKYIDKESKTLWHRLMKRINYKPGWWALYFTYLLIPVGCYVFYLYGRAKEESGSDADAKKTDAVQPDDTAATSGGDADSSATSSSSNNVSSPKTKKSDLDVKDENEEKEAEATTAAAAATNSGKESQDDDAEETVTGETSTKAARKRRVPKDQS, encoded by the exons atgagATTCAAACAGTTGATGGAGCTGCATTTGGGCTCATTACTAGTTATATTACTTCTGGCAAGTTCGCCCCTAGTACGAGCTGACGTGGAGCAGGACTTTGCAGATGAAATTGACGATGATGGCAAAGTAGAGGATGTGCAG GATGACAATGAGCTGGAAGAAATTGTCTACGAAAGTCCCGTTTACGATCAAAATAAATTCTACTTTGCCGATCACTTTGATGACATCGCCGAATCTCGCAAGCGTTGGATCAAATCGGAAGCAAAGAAAGATGACATCGCCGAAGAAATTGCCAAATATGACGGCATATGGGAGTGGGAGGCACCACAACGTATCGTATCCAAGAAAGACATTGGTCTCGTGCTCAAATCGAAGGCGAAACATGCCGCCATTGCTTCAAAGCTTAACAAACCATTCACCTTTAAGAGCGACGCACCACTCGTAGTGCAGTACGAAGTAACTATGCAG GAGGGACAAGAATGTGGCGGCTCATATATCAAGCTACTTTCACATGGCGTACATACAGAAGACCTCAAGAAG TTCAACGATAAGACGCCATACACCATTATGTTTGGACCGGACAAATGTGGCAGCGATATTAAACTACACTTCATATTCCGCCACGTTAATCCAATTAATGGCAGTATCGAGGAAAAGCACTGCAAAAAACCAAA AGATCGCTTGGAGGAGCCATTCAAGGACAAATTGCCACATCTCTATCAATTGGTGATACGTCCAGATAATACATTCGAAATAAGCGTCGATCACAAGGTAGTGAATCAGGGTTCGCTGCTGTCGGAGTTCGCGCCTCCAGTTAACCCGCCACGTGAAATTGACGATCCCGAGGACAAGAAACCGAAAGACTGGGATGAGCGTGAGAAG ATACCTGACCCAACCGCTAAGAAACCAGCAGATTGGGATGACGATGCACCACCACAAATACCAGATCCTACAGCTGTTATGCCAGATGGTTGGCTTGAAGAAGAACCTGCCATGATACCTG ATCCCACAGCCGTCAAACCCGAAGATTGGGACGCCGAAATGGATGGCGAATGGGAAGCACCAATGATTGATAATCCTGCTTGTGAAAAGGCAGTTGGCTGTGGTGAATGGAAAGCGCCGCTCATACCCAACAAGGAGTACAAAGGTAAATGGCGTGCACCACTCATCGACAATCCAAATTATCAAGGCAAATGGGCTGCACGTAAAATACCCAATCCCGATTACTTTGAAGATCTCACACCATTCAAGATGACACCTATC TCAGCTGTGGGCCTTGAACTTTGGTCGATGTCTGACAGTATTTTGTTTGACAACTTAATTGTCGCTGACGATATTGAGTTGGCCAGAGATTTCGCCGCCAAAACGTTTGATATTAAGCGTAAATATATCGATAAGGAGTCG aaaacgcttTGGCATCGTCTGATGAAGCGTATAAACTACAAGCCCGGTTGGTGGGCCTTGTACTTCACATATTTGCTCATACCGGTTGGCTGCTACGTGTTCTATTTATACGGCCGTGCTAAGGAG GAGTCCGGTTCCGATGCTGATGCCAAGAAAACCGATGCCGTGCAACCTGATGACACTGCAGCCACTTCAGGCGGCGATGCCGACAGCAGTGCCACTAGCAGTAGCAGCAACAATGTATctagtcctaaaactaaaaagtCTGATTTAGATGTTAAAGATGAGAACGAAGAGAAGGAAGCTGAGGCTACAACAGCCGCAGCTGCTGCCACAAACAGCGGCAAAGAATCACAAGATGATGACGCTGAGGAGACCGTCACTGGG GAAACCTCGACGAAGGCCGCTCGCAAGCGCCGCGTGCCCAAAGATCAGTCTTAA
- the LOC105226376 gene encoding calnexin isoform X1 — protein sequence MRFKQLMELHLGSLLVILLLASSPLVRADVEQDFADEIDDDGKVEDVQDDNELEEIVYESPVYDQNKFYFADHFDDIAESRKRWIKSEAKKDDIAEEIAKYDGIWEWEAPQRIVSKKDIGLVLKSKAKHAAIASKLNKPFTFKSDAPLVVQYEVTMQEGQECGGSYIKLLSHGVHTEDLKKFNDKTPYTIMFGPDKCGSDIKLHFIFRHVNPINGSIEEKHCKKPKDRLEEPFKDKLPHLYQLVIRPDNTFEISVDHKVVNQGSLLSEFAPPVNPPREIDDPEDKKPKDWDEREKIPDPTAKKPADWDDDAPPQIPDPTAVMPDGWLEEEPAMIPDPTAVKPEDWDAEMDGEWEAPMIDNPACEKAVGCGEWKAPLIPNKEYKGKWRAPLIDNPNYQGKWAARKIPNPDYFEDLTPFKMTPISAVGLELWSMSDSILFDNLIVADDIELARDFAAKTFDIKRKYIDKESETFFNKIVSFFKESSWAWRVAIVLAGATPLSLTLYRLFKRSSSKESGSDADAKKTDAVQPDDTAATSGGDADSSATSSSSNNVSSPKTKKSDLDVKDENEEKEAEATTAAAAATNSGKESQDDDAEETVTGETSTKAARKRRVPKDQS from the exons atgagATTCAAACAGTTGATGGAGCTGCATTTGGGCTCATTACTAGTTATATTACTTCTGGCAAGTTCGCCCCTAGTACGAGCTGACGTGGAGCAGGACTTTGCAGATGAAATTGACGATGATGGCAAAGTAGAGGATGTGCAG GATGACAATGAGCTGGAAGAAATTGTCTACGAAAGTCCCGTTTACGATCAAAATAAATTCTACTTTGCCGATCACTTTGATGACATCGCCGAATCTCGCAAGCGTTGGATCAAATCGGAAGCAAAGAAAGATGACATCGCCGAAGAAATTGCCAAATATGACGGCATATGGGAGTGGGAGGCACCACAACGTATCGTATCCAAGAAAGACATTGGTCTCGTGCTCAAATCGAAGGCGAAACATGCCGCCATTGCTTCAAAGCTTAACAAACCATTCACCTTTAAGAGCGACGCACCACTCGTAGTGCAGTACGAAGTAACTATGCAG GAGGGACAAGAATGTGGCGGCTCATATATCAAGCTACTTTCACATGGCGTACATACAGAAGACCTCAAGAAG TTCAACGATAAGACGCCATACACCATTATGTTTGGACCGGACAAATGTGGCAGCGATATTAAACTACACTTCATATTCCGCCACGTTAATCCAATTAATGGCAGTATCGAGGAAAAGCACTGCAAAAAACCAAA AGATCGCTTGGAGGAGCCATTCAAGGACAAATTGCCACATCTCTATCAATTGGTGATACGTCCAGATAATACATTCGAAATAAGCGTCGATCACAAGGTAGTGAATCAGGGTTCGCTGCTGTCGGAGTTCGCGCCTCCAGTTAACCCGCCACGTGAAATTGACGATCCCGAGGACAAGAAACCGAAAGACTGGGATGAGCGTGAGAAG ATACCTGACCCAACCGCTAAGAAACCAGCAGATTGGGATGACGATGCACCACCACAAATACCAGATCCTACAGCTGTTATGCCAGATGGTTGGCTTGAAGAAGAACCTGCCATGATACCTG ATCCCACAGCCGTCAAACCCGAAGATTGGGACGCCGAAATGGATGGCGAATGGGAAGCACCAATGATTGATAATCCTGCTTGTGAAAAGGCAGTTGGCTGTGGTGAATGGAAAGCGCCGCTCATACCCAACAAGGAGTACAAAGGTAAATGGCGTGCACCACTCATCGACAATCCAAATTATCAAGGCAAATGGGCTGCACGTAAAATACCCAATCCCGATTACTTTGAAGATCTCACACCATTCAAGATGACACCTATC TCAGCTGTGGGCCTTGAACTTTGGTCGATGTCTGACAGTATTTTGTTTGACAACTTAATTGTCGCTGACGATATTGAGTTGGCCAGAGATTTCGCCGCCAAAACGTTTGATATTAAGCGTAAATATATCGATAAGGAGTCG GagacatttttcaataaaatcgtATCATTCTTCAAAGAAAGCTCTTGGGCTTGGCGTGTAGCAATTGTATTAGCTGGTGCCACACCACTCTCACTCACATTGTATCGCTTGTTTAAGAGATCCAGTTCGAAG GAGTCCGGTTCCGATGCTGATGCCAAGAAAACCGATGCCGTGCAACCTGATGACACTGCAGCCACTTCAGGCGGCGATGCCGACAGCAGTGCCACTAGCAGTAGCAGCAACAATGTATctagtcctaaaactaaaaagtCTGATTTAGATGTTAAAGATGAGAACGAAGAGAAGGAAGCTGAGGCTACAACAGCCGCAGCTGCTGCCACAAACAGCGGCAAAGAATCACAAGATGATGACGCTGAGGAGACCGTCACTGGG GAAACCTCGACGAAGGCCGCTCGCAAGCGCCGCGTGCCCAAAGATCAGTCTTAA